The following proteins are co-located in the Alkalidesulfovibrio alkalitolerans DSM 16529 genome:
- a CDS encoding DUF4254 domain-containing protein — MLTECAAAQEKATADWHEAEPGLADSSPAGPREAFSALVLAQHLANFRLWHVEDEARRTDVGPEVIADCKRRIDRLNQERNDLIEKVDAALIGLMAPLLPANASERRNTETVGMAVDRLSILALKVFHMAEQTRRADAEQAHREACAAKLDVLLEQRADLLAAIVDLVAEYAAGTKRPKVYFQFKMYNDPALNPALYGAAKK; from the coding sequence ATGCTCACGGAGTGCGCGGCCGCCCAGGAGAAGGCCACGGCCGACTGGCACGAGGCCGAGCCGGGCCTTGCGGATTCTTCTCCGGCCGGGCCACGCGAGGCGTTCTCGGCCCTGGTTCTGGCCCAGCACCTGGCCAACTTTCGACTGTGGCACGTGGAGGACGAGGCCAGACGCACGGACGTGGGCCCCGAGGTCATCGCCGACTGCAAGCGCCGCATCGATCGCCTGAACCAGGAGCGCAACGACCTGATCGAGAAGGTGGATGCGGCCCTGATTGGCCTCATGGCCCCGCTGCTTCCGGCGAATGCGTCCGAAAGGCGCAACACCGAGACCGTGGGCATGGCCGTGGACCGACTCTCCATCCTGGCGCTGAAGGTCTTCCACATGGCCGAGCAGACGCGGCGCGCGGACGCGGAGCAGGCGCACCGCGAGGCCTGCGCGGCCAAGCTCGACGTCCTCTTGGAGCAGCGCGCCGACCTTCTGGCGGCGATAGTGGATCTCGTGGCCGAGTACGCAGCCGGAACCAAGCGGCCCAAGGTCTACTTCCAGTTCAAGATGTACAACGATCCGGCGCTCAATCCGGCGCTGTACGGCGCGGCGAAAAAGTAA
- a CDS encoding MltA domain-containing protein — MTRTLRGLLLVLTALTIFACAPKAPVPPPKPAPPPPPPVAEEGFRRIGPAEAMALAEHIDIREQRLDSWRELTGPLSLSLSYLESRPQDALALDRPELRLTWAQLTLSVRRLLDILPLLDADPALLGREFVWYTLDPDPLMTGYYAPMIDASPVRAPGYEYPLYGRPSDLQSVDLGLFHPRWEGQQLVYRVENGRVVPYFDRRQIEMQGALAGRGLEIAWTRHPWDVYHLQVQGSGYLRFPDGRIQPVLYAGKNGHAFVSSERLLLSRGHIEPGAMHREGIREALRRMGPGGHDILAENPSYVFFTLSDSPPLGSMGRPVTAYVSLATDPKLLPLGSIVPFSAELPTGPGEPRRVVQGIGLAQDTGGVIKGGRIDYYCGAGEESEYIAFRIKNPVRVHILVHRDALGGGQP, encoded by the coding sequence ATGACTCGAACGCTTCGCGGTCTGCTGCTCGTCCTGACGGCCTTGACCATTTTCGCCTGCGCGCCCAAGGCCCCTGTGCCGCCTCCAAAACCCGCGCCGCCGCCACCGCCTCCCGTGGCGGAGGAAGGCTTTCGCCGCATAGGCCCGGCCGAGGCCATGGCCCTGGCCGAGCACATCGACATCCGCGAACAGCGCCTGGATTCTTGGCGTGAGCTAACCGGGCCGCTCTCGCTCAGCCTGTCGTATCTCGAATCCAGGCCCCAGGACGCCCTGGCCCTGGACAGGCCGGAGCTGCGCCTGACCTGGGCGCAGTTGACCCTTTCGGTGCGCCGCCTTCTGGACATCCTGCCGCTTCTCGACGCCGACCCCGCGCTGCTCGGTCGCGAGTTCGTCTGGTACACGCTCGACCCCGACCCGCTCATGACCGGCTACTACGCGCCCATGATCGACGCGAGCCCGGTGCGCGCGCCCGGCTACGAATACCCGCTCTACGGCAGGCCTTCGGACCTGCAGAGCGTGGACCTCGGACTCTTCCACCCCCGTTGGGAGGGGCAGCAGCTCGTCTATCGGGTCGAAAACGGCCGCGTCGTGCCGTACTTCGATCGCCGCCAAATCGAAATGCAGGGCGCGCTCGCCGGACGGGGGCTTGAGATCGCCTGGACGCGCCACCCTTGGGACGTCTACCATCTCCAGGTGCAGGGCTCGGGCTATCTGCGTTTCCCAGACGGCCGCATCCAGCCCGTGCTCTATGCGGGCAAGAACGGCCATGCCTTCGTCTCCTCGGAGCGGCTTCTGCTCTCGCGCGGTCACATCGAGCCGGGCGCCATGCACCGCGAGGGCATCCGCGAGGCATTGAGGCGCATGGGACCGGGCGGCCATGATATCCTGGCCGAGAACCCGAGCTATGTCTTCTTTACGCTTTCGGACAGCCCGCCCTTGGGCAGCATGGGCCGTCCGGTCACGGCCTACGTCTCCCTGGCCACCGACCCGAAGCTATTGCCGCTTGGCTCCATCGTGCCGTTTTCGGCCGAGCTTCCGACCGGTCCCGGCGAACCGCGGCGCGTGGTGCAGGGCATCGGCCTGGCCCAGGACACCGGCGGCGTGATCAAGGGTGGCCGCATCGACTACTACTGCGGCGCGGGCGAGGAGAGCGAATATATCGCCTTCCGCATCAAGAACCCGGTGCGCGTCCACATCCTCGTGCATCGCGACGCGCTTGGCGGGGGGCAGCCGTGA